One Phoenix dactylifera cultivar Barhee BC4 chromosome 8, palm_55x_up_171113_PBpolish2nd_filt_p, whole genome shotgun sequence genomic window carries:
- the LOC103712917 gene encoding MYB-like transcription factor 4, translating into MRKPCCDKQDTNKGAWTKQEDEKLINYIRAHGEGSWGSLPKAAGLLRCGKSCRLRWINYLRPNVKRGNFEEDEEDLIIKLHALLGNRWSLIAGRLPGRTDNEVKNYWNSHLRRKLISMGIDPNNHRVSQSVPLRQPQSSRNVTLLGGPASHERRECQQLNSATENDRVSDTASCLEDDAYMLPDLNLDLTKSAPSPPTTVMEWRQESEELKAPSELGNATKPTLLLFS; encoded by the exons ATGAGGAAGCCTTGTTGTGATAAGCAAGACACCAACAAGGGAGCATGGACGAAGCAGGAGGACGAGAAACTCATTAACTACATCCGCGCCCATGGAGAAGGTTCTTGGGGATCACTCCCCAAGGCTGCAG GACTGCTTCGGTGCGGTAAGAGTTGTAGGCTGCGATGGATAAACTACCTACGGCCCAACGTTAAGAGAGGGAACTttgaggaggatgaagaggacCTCATCATTAAGCTCCACGCTCTTCTTGGCAATCG GTGGTCGCTGATAGCTGGAAGGCTGCCTGGACGAACAGACAACGAGGTGAAGAATTATTGGAACTCTCATCTTAGGAGGAAGCTCATAAGTATGGGGATCGATCCCAACAACCATCGCGTCAGCCAGAGCGTCCCTCTCCGCCAGCCTCAAAGCTCGAGGAATGTAACGTTATTAGGCGGTCCTGCGAGCCACGAACGCAGGGAATGCCAGCAACTGAACTCGGCGACGGAGAATGATCGGGTGTCTGATACTGCGAGCTGCCTGGAGGACGATGCCTACATGTTGCCTGACTTGAACCTTGATCTCACTAAGTCCGCTCCTTCTCCGCCTACTACAGTTATGGAGTGGAGGCAAGAATCCGAAGAGTTGAAGGCACCATCGGAACTAGGGAATGCAACCAAACCGACACTCCTCCTCTTTAGCTAA